In the genome of Brachypodium distachyon strain Bd21 chromosome 3, Brachypodium_distachyon_v3.0, whole genome shotgun sequence, the window TCAACGACTGAACCTCATGGCAACCATATCCAATTGGAACAAACCAATCACGAAGGCCTACAGTTTCTCGTTTGATTTTTACTTTTGCTGTAAATCGAATAGTATACAAACTCAGCTTTAAATGTCTGTTCTGCAAATTGCCCCAACCTTCCAAATGACGGTTCCCATATTAAATTTCAGCATTTCAACCAATATGCAGCTTGTCAGTCATGAGTCTACCAAAATTCCAAAGGTGTGGGTATGCTGAGTAAGTCTACTAGCAATTGAACAGTAAAATCAATCACACCGACAGACAAATTAGCTAGCACAAACTACGTCGACAAGGTCAGTAATTCTCCTGTAGAGACTACAGAGGAGCATTCGAAATTTGCCATACCTTGAGACTTTCCACGACGCCGGGCACGACCTCATGCTCGAGCCCTGAGTACTCGCCCTCGGTGTTCTCCCTGATGACGGCGATGTCCACGTTCTCATGCCTGGTGGGCAGACCGGGGAGGTTGAAGCAATTGACGAGGGACGCGTAGAGGTCGAGCTCCTTGCGGAGCTGCACGTTGAGGGAGGAGACACCTCCGCCGACAGGGGTGGCGAGGCCACCCTTGAGACAGACCTTGTTGCGGTGGATGGACTCGATGACCTCGGCGGGCACGGAGGGCATGTCGCCGTGGACCTCGTACGTCTCGAAGCAGACCGGTGCGTGCATTGCCTCCATCACCTGGCGCACGGCGTCGGTCACGAGGGGCCCGATGCCGTCGCCAGGGATCAGCGTGACGGTGCGCGGGGCTCCGTCGCCCGGGCGCGGCATGTAGGTGACGGTACGGCGAAAGATGGCGCCAgcgagaggagaggaaggggatggaGAGAGGAGGCGCCGTAGGAGAGGGCCGGATCGTCGCGCCATGGCCGGACTAGGGTTTCGAGGTGGATGCGATCGGTGTccaggagggagaggaagctGTGGAATTGGGAAAGAGATGGAGACAGGGATGGAAGAAGGATTCCTTTTTTTCCCGTGTATTCTCTTTCTCATGGTTTCGGCGGTTTTCCCTGAATAAGTTTTTCTTAAATAAGTCGTGCATTTGTATCAGTTTTTGGATCCGGTTTTCCTCATAAACAGAACCAACTCtattcttctaatcgaatcgTGGGGATTGACCGTTGcgtcctaaaaaaaagaaggattccttttctctttcctttttgatgatttttcttttcatatgGACAATATGTAGCGTGATTCTTTTTCAGAAAGAAAGTGGGTAGATTCGTAGGATGAACAATTTTGACTTCTGTCGCCCGTAGTTTCTTAAACAAAAATGTAGATCCTCTGTCGCATGAATCAATTTCCTTGTGATTACCAATAGTAAACTCGAGTTTGTGGGGACGGAATTTTACGAGAAATTTTGGCAAGCAATTTGAGTGCTCCATAGTAAGCACGAAGTATGAGATGTTTTGACCCTAATAAGGTTT includes:
- the LOC100829621 gene encoding isocitrate dehydrogenase [NAD] regulatory subunit 1, mitochondrial, coding for MRKRIHGKKRNPSSIPVSISFPIPQLPLPPGHRSHPPRNPSPAMARRSGPLLRRLLSPSPSSPLAGAIFRRTVTYMPRPGDGAPRTVTLIPGDGIGPLVTDAVRQVMEAMHAPVCFETYEVHGDMPSVPAEVIESIHRNKVCLKGGLATPVGGGVSSLNVQLRKELDLYASLVNCFNLPGLPTRHENVDIAVIRENTEGEYSGLEHEVVPGVVESLKVMTKFCSERIAKYAFEYAYLNNRKKVSAVHKANIMKLADGLFLESCREVATKYPGIQYNEIIVDNCCMQLVAKPEQFDVMVTPNLYGNLVSNVAAGIAGGTGVMPGGNVGQDHAVFEQGASAGNVGNDNIVQQKKANPVALFLSSAMMLRHLQFPSFADRLESAVKRVIAEGKYRTKDLGGTSTTQEVTDAVIAKLN